One Cydia pomonella isolate Wapato2018A chromosome 14, ilCydPomo1, whole genome shotgun sequence DNA segment encodes these proteins:
- the LOC133524930 gene encoding electron transfer flavoprotein-ubiquinone oxidoreductase, mitochondrial: protein MAAAIVSSARQVGRLTNAARRLYSDQFPKITTHYTIHPRDKDPRWKDINMERMAEETDILIIGGGPAGMAAAIRARQIAEEKGAEVRVTLLEKAAEVGGHILSGACVDPIALNELIPDWKEKGAPMDTVVNADKFGYLTKSGRIPIPVLPGMPIYNHGNYVVRLGHLVRWMSEQAEAAGAEVWPGCAGAELLYRDDGSLKGVATGDVGIAKDGSPKDMFERGMEFHSKLTIFTEGCHGHLTKMVSKKYNLREKSEPQSYGIGLKELWEVKPENHKPGLVEHTIGWPLDKNTYGGSFIYHLQVPEGEAPLVATGFVIGLDYANPYLSPFKEFQRFKLHPYVKPLFEGGSRIAYGARALVEGGWQCLPAPAFPGGCLAGDSAGYLNMPRIKGTHNAMKSGMLAAEAAMDLIISGEATHDKGVVPSAYEDKLKQSFVYKELKQVRNVRPSFHTKLGLWGGLAYGGFSVLSRGAEPWTFSHGGADHAKLKPAKECQPIEYPKPDGVITFDLLSSVALTGTNHEGDQPPHLTLKDDTVPVKNNLGIYDGPEARFCPAGVYEYVPMETGDGQRLQINAQNCIHCKTCDIKDPSQNINWVVPEGGGGPAYNGM, encoded by the exons atatAAACATGGAGCGTATGGCAGAGGAGACGGACATCCTGATCATTGGTGGAGGTCCGGCGGGCATGGCTGCGGCCATCAGAGCTCGGCAGATTGCAGAGGAGAAGGGAGCT GAAGTACGAGTAACCCTACTAGAGAAAGCTGCCGAGGTCGGAGGCCACATACTCTCAGGGGCCTGCGTGGATCCCATCGCGTTGAACGAGCTCATCCCCGACTGGAAGGAGAAGGGGGCTCCCATGGACACGGTGGTTAATGCTGACAAGTTCGGATACTTGACCAAGAGCGGGAGGATTCCTATTCCGGTTTTACCAg GGATGCCTATATACAACCACGGCAACTACGTTGTTCGGTTGGGCCACTTGGTCAGATGGATGTCGGAGCAAGCTGAGGCGGCCGGTGCCGAg gtatggCCGGGCTGCGCAGGCGCCGAGCTTTTATACCGCGACGATGGCTCCCTAAAGGGCGTAGCGACAGGCGACGTGGGCATCGCCAAAGACGGGAGCCCTAAAGACATGTTCGAACGCGGCATGGAGTTCCATTCCAAGTTAACCATCTTTACTGAAG GTTGCCACGGACATTTAACAAAGATGGTATCcaaaaagtataatttaagaGAGAAGAGTGAACCACAGTCTTATGGTATTGGCCTTAAGGAGTTATGGGAAGTCAAACCTGAG AACCATAAACCCGGCTTAGTCGAGCACACAATCGGCTGGCCATTGGACAAGAATACATACGGCGGTTCCTTTATCTACCATTTACAAGTGCCCGAGGGCGAAGCCCCCTTAGTGGCAACTGGCTTCGTCATAGGACTGGACTACGCTAATCCTTACCTGAGTCCGTTTAAGGAGTTTCAGCGATTTAAATTGCATCCTTATGTGAAGCCACTGTTTGAAG GCGGATCTCGGATAGCATACGGCGCCCGCGCCCTGGTGGAGGGCGGCTGGCAGTGCCTGCCGGCGCCCGCGTTCCCGGGCGGCTGCCTGGCCGGCGACTCGGCCGGCTACCTCAACATGCCGCGCATCAAGGGCACGCACAACGCCATGAAGAGCG GCATGTTGGCGGCCGAGGCCGCGATGGACCTCATCATATCGGGCGAGGCCACTCACGATAAAGGCGTCGTTCCCTCTGCATACGAGGACAAGCTTAAACAGTCCTTCGTTTATAAGGAGTTGAAG CAAGTCCGCAACGTGCGGCCGTCCTTCCACACGAAGCTGGGGCTGTGGGGCGGCCTGGCCTACGGCGGCTTCTCCGTGCTCTCGCGCGGAGCCGAACCCTGGACCTTCAGCCACGGAG GAGCGGACCACGCGAAACTAAAGCCGGCGAAGGAATGCCAGCCCATCGAGTACCCGAAGCCTGATGGGGTTATCACATTCGACTTGCTCTCGTCTGTCGCCTTAACAG gCACTAACCATGAGGGCGACCAGCCACCACACTTGACGCTGAAGGACGATACCGTCCCCGTCAAGAACAATCTCGGCATCTACGACGGCCCCGAGGCCCGGTTCTGTCCGGCAG GTGTATACGAATACGTACCAATGGAAACCGGAGACGGGCAGAGACTACAGATAAACGCACAGAACTGCATACATT GTAAGACGTGCGACATCAAGGACCCGTCGCAGAACATCAACTGGGTGGTGCCCGAGGGCGGCGGCGGGCCCGCCTACAACGGCATGTAG